One genomic window of Punica granatum isolate Tunisia-2019 chromosome 1, ASM765513v2, whole genome shotgun sequence includes the following:
- the LOC116192729 gene encoding KAT8 regulatory NSL complex subunit 3, whose amino-acid sequence MASSPPPAKRSRKNQPKEDDGDTLAPIPLPERSSPVVVFAHGAGAPSSSDWMIRWKEMLGKALNAVEVVTFDYPYISGGKRKAPPKAEKLVEFHSEVVKKAIAKHPSHPLILAGKSMGSRVSCMVAGEDDIDVSALICLGYPLKGMNGSIRDELLLQLKVPVIFVQGSKDALCPLDKLEAVRKKMKAFSELQVIDGGDHSFKIGKKHLQTTGSTQEEAEELAVQAIGDFVFKAVQGKY is encoded by the exons ATGGCTTCTTCTCCGCCCCCTGCGAAGCGAAGCCGGAAGAACCAGCCCAAAGAGGACGACGGTGACACGTTGGCCCCGATTCCTCTGCCGGAGAGATCATCACCCGTGGTGGTCTTCGCTCACGGCGCCGGTGCTCCTTCATCTTCCGATTGGATGATCAG GTGGAAGGAGATGTTGGGAAAGGCCCTAAATGCTGTTGAAGTTGTTACTTTTGACTACCCCT ATATCTCTGGAGGAAAACGAAAAGCTCCTCCCAAGGCTGAAAAATTGGTGGAGTTTCACTCTGAGGTTGTTAAAAAGGCGATCGCTAAGCATCCCAGTCACCCCTTAATTTTAGCGGGGAAATCCATGGGTTCAAG GGTCAGCTGCATGGTGGCTGGTGAGGATGATATTGATGTGTCTGCATTAATTTGCTTGGGATATCCTCTAAAG GGCATGAATGGATCGATTAGAGATGAGTTACTTTTGCAACTCAAAGTCCCAGTAATCTTTGTGCAG GGTAGCAAAGATGCTCTCTGCCCACTCGATAAATTGGAGGCTGTTCGGAAGAAGATGAAGGCCTTCAGTGAGTTGCAAGTGATTGATGGGGGTGACCACTCTTTTAAGATTGGAAAGAAGCATCTTCAAACCACAGGTTCAACACAAGAAGAAGCTGAAGAACTAGCTGTTCAGGCCATTGGAGATTTTGTTTTCAAGGCAGTACAAGGGAAATACTAA
- the LOC116193901 gene encoding MYB-like transcription factor ETC3 isoform X1 encodes MLYAKSSTGTTPPASNFSSSLLSIYLSPSLWMSCVHLLCNDKEIMDERRRPRKQPKTALRSIDSEEVSSIEWDFIHMTEQEEDLIYRMYRLVGDRWDLIAGRIPGRKAEEIERFWIMRHGRAFAEKRHTTKNHRYRHQSSNN; translated from the exons atGCTATATGCTAAGTCATCAACAGGAACAACTCCCCCAGCTAGCAACTTCAgttcctctcttctctctatATATCTCTCCCCATCTCTGTGGATGAGTTGCGTTCATCTTCTCTGTAATGATAAAGAAATAATGGACGAGCGTCGTCGGCCTCGGAAGCAACCAAAGACAGCGCTAAGAAGTATTGACTCTGAAG AAGTTAGTAGCATCGAATGGGATTTCATACACATGACAGAACAGGAGGAGGATCTCATATATAGGATGTACCGACTTGTCGGAGACAG GTGGGATTTGATAGCTGGTCGGATTCCAGGGCGTAAAGCAGAAGAGATAGAGCGGTTTTGGATAATGAGACACGGCCGAGCTTTTGCGGAGAAGAGACATACAACCAAGAATCATCGTTATCGTCACCAGTCGTCCAACAATTGA
- the LOC116193963 gene encoding anthocyanidin reductase ((2S)-flavan-3-ol-forming)-like, giving the protein MERKGAKVCVTGGSGYIASWLIRKLLLRGYTVHTTLRNLEDRSKVDFLRSLPNGDTNLVLFQADLLNPAEFEPAIQGCESVFHVAHPVLFGASKDQLENLTNVVVEAARSIADSCIRSGSVKRLIYTGSVLAMSPLNEDGTGYRSSILDESTWTPLDAPITCSVDSVLAYTRSKTLAEKELLKYNDRENSRPEVVSLDCAEVAGETIHRDVPLSTLVVLSPILGDHQAFFGLKYLQDVVGSVPLVHIDDVCEAHIFCAEKQSMKGRFLCSATSVSIREISAYFRENYPEWEITEEFMGDSSGSKVRCDNSRLIEIGFEYKYNLKEILDDSVRCGRRLGALISKKMS; this is encoded by the exons ATGGAGAGGAAGGGGGCCAAGGTGTGCGTCACGGGCGGATCGGGTTACATCGCTTCTTGGCTGATCAGGAAGCTCCTCCTCAGAGGCTATACTGTCCACACGACCCTCAGAAACCTGG AGGACAGATCCAAGGTGGACTTTCTCAGGTCCCTTCCAAATGGAGACACCAATCTCGTACTCTTCCAAGCGGACTTGCTCAATCCGGCAGAGTTTGAACCCGCCATCCAAGGGTGTGAGTCGGTCTTCCATGTCGCCCATCCGGTGCTCTTCGGGGCTTCAAAGGATCAG CTTGAGAATTTGACCAACGTTGTCGTCGAGGCGGCAAGGAGCATTGCTGACTCTTGCATCCGATCAGGCAGCGTCAAGCGTCTGATTTACACTGGCAGTGTGCTAGCGATGTCCCCACTGAATGAGGATGGAACTGGCTATCGGTCCAGCATATTGGATGAATCCACTTGGACACCACTGGACGCCCCAATTACTTGTTCTGTTGATTCTGTGCTG GCTTATACGAGATCGAAGACGTTAGCAGAGAAAGAGCTGCTGAAGTACAATGACAGAGAGAATTCTAGGCCAGAAGTGGTTAGCCTCGATTGTGCTGAGGTGGCGGGCGAGACTATCCATCGAGATGTCCCACTGAGCACGTTGGTGGTCCTTTCGCCTATTTTGGGTGACCATCAAGCTTTCTTTGGCCTCAAGTATTTGCAGGACGTTGTGGGATCAGTTCCGCTAGTTCACATTGATGATGTATGCGAGGCACATATTTTCTGTGCAGAGAAACAGTCGATGAAGGGTCGGTTTCTTTGCTCAGCCACAAGCGTCTCCATTCGAGAAATTTCAGCTTACTTTCGAGAAAATTACCCGGAGTGGGAGATTACAGAAGA GTTTATGGGGGACTCATCCGGCAGCAAAGTTAGATGCGATAATTCGAGGCTGATAGAGATAGGGTTCGAGTACAAGTACAACCTCAAGGAGATATTAGATGACAGCGTCCGATGTGGGAGGCGGCTCGGGGCTCTGATCAGCAAGAAGATGTCATAA
- the LOC116192730 gene encoding hornerin-like — MAYSQLQKPANQICNNETAHWPMKYHGEHKQSDYNVVKCQTQCQAEKYAQHGYGSGTHGYANSHTPGTYTYPNGHGGAYPNGHGTAYPNGQGAATHYPLNGHSAVTPGHSSGQMAGTCNSQHYGHGAGAAGHGSYGTAACYGKNERGHRKMHDGTYRRKKRHGECDGSSSESDSDDESYRCP, encoded by the coding sequence ATGGCCTACAGTCAGCTCCAGAAACCTGCCAACCAGATCTGCAACAATGAGACGGCCCACTGGCCAATGAAGTACCACGGTGAGCACAAACAAAGCGACTACAATGTTGTGAAATGTCAGACTCAGTGTCAGGCAGAAAAGTATGCACAGCACGGGTATGGATCAGGCACTCATGGATACGCAAATAGCCACACACCAGGCACTTACACCTATCCAAATGGCCATGGAGGGGCCTACCCAAATGGCCACGGAACGGCCTACCCAAATGGCCAAGGAGCAGCCACTCACTACCCCCTAAATGGCCACTCAGCGGTCACTCCCGGCCACTCGAGTGGCCAAATGGCTGGCACCTGTAACAGCCAGCACTATGGCCATGGAGCAGGAGCTGCAGGGCATGGATCTTACGGTACTGCGGCATGTTACGGTAAGAATGAGAGAGGCCACAGAAAGATGCACGACGGGACCTacaggaggaagaagaggcaTGGAGAATGTGATGGTAGCAGCAGCGAGAGCGACAGTGATGATGAGTCCTACCGCTGCCCCTGA
- the LOC116193901 gene encoding uncharacterized protein LOC116193901 isoform X3, which yields MLYAKSSTGTTPPASNFSSSLLSIYLSPSLWMSCVHLLCNDKEIMDERRRPRKQPKTALRSIDSEEVSSIEWDFIHMTEQEEDLIYRMYRLVGDRSCGIPIPDGPIIRLSPGLRKLHVKVRIS from the exons atGCTATATGCTAAGTCATCAACAGGAACAACTCCCCCAGCTAGCAACTTCAgttcctctcttctctctatATATCTCTCCCCATCTCTGTGGATGAGTTGCGTTCATCTTCTCTGTAATGATAAAGAAATAATGGACGAGCGTCGTCGGCCTCGGAAGCAACCAAAGACAGCGCTAAGAAGTATTGACTCTGAAG AAGTTAGTAGCATCGAATGGGATTTCATACACATGACAGAACAGGAGGAGGATCTCATATATAGGATGTACCGACTTGTCGGAGACAG GTCATGCGGAATACCTATTCCGGATGGACCCATAATCCGGCTTTCACCCGGATTGAGGAAGCTTCATGTAAAGGTCCGAATTAGCTAA
- the LOC116197892 gene encoding protein SEH1, with translation MEKSVLKLDKGTTCTAWNYCGQRLAAGSVDGTLSVFDSPDPASSSFSRSSSVKVREVGISKVVWVPPEYGDAVACIFEDGNFSIWEEVAEDSLSVQWKLCEFFKSSSSKVLDIQFGVSPTSLKMVAGYSDGSLKVFELTNPLELKNWQLQAEFQNVIDSVSTFGKASCLSASISWNPVRGEGQESSFVMGFNSDTPQLNSSKVWEFDEAHQRWLPVAELALTEDRGDRVYSVAWAPNIGRPWELIAVATEKGITIWHLNLSPDADGRLPVERVALHSGQEGEVWQMEWDMSGMTLATTGSDGAVKLWQSNLNGVWQGQATFLPTC, from the exons ATGGAGAAATCGGTCCTGAAGCTCGATAAGGGAACAACCTGCACTGCGTGGAACTACTGTGGTCAGAGATTGGCTGCCGGCTCCGTCGACGGAACGCTCTCCGTCTTTGATTCCCCGGACCCTGCTTCCTCTTCCTTCAGCCGCAGCTCCAGTGTTAAG GTACGCGAGGTCGGTATCTCGAAGGTAGTTTGGGTACCTCCCGAGTATGGGGATGCAGTGGCTTGCATCTTTGAGGATGGAAATTTTTCTATCTGGGAAGAAGTTGCCGAAG ATTCTCTATCAGTTCAGTGGAAGCTGTGTGAGTTCTTCAAAAGCAGTTCCTCTAAAGTGTTGGATATCCAATTTGGAGTTTCTCCTACAAGCTTGAAAATG GTTGCCGGGTATTCGGATGGGTCTCTAAAGGTCTTTGAGCTAACAAATCCCTTGGAGCTGAAGAATTGGCAGCTGCAG GCTGAATTCCAGAATGTTATTGATTCTGTTTCCACATTTGGTAAAGCCTCGTGCTTGTCTGCTTCAATTTCTTGGAATCCAGTGAGAGGTGAAGGTCAAGAGTCAAGTTTCGTTATGGGTTTCAATTCAGATACACCTCAACTTAATTCCTCCAAG GTGTGGGAATTTGATGAAGCTCATCAAAGATGGCTTCCAGTAGCAGAGTTGGCTTTGACTGAGGACAGGGGTGATCGGGTATATTCCGTTGCATGGGCCCCTAATATTGGGAg GCCATGGGAGTTAATAGCTGTGGCAACTGAGAAGGGAATCACAATATGGCATCTTAACTTAAGCCCTGATGCGGATGGAAGACTTCCTGTGGAAAGGGTTGCGTTGCATTCTGGACAGGAAGGAGAG GTTTGGCAAATGGAATGGGACATGAGTGGGATGACATTGGCAACTACCGGATCTGATGGGGCTGTGAAGTTGTGGCAATCCAACTTGAACGGTGTTTGGCAAGGACAAGCCACATTTCTGCCAACTTGTTAG
- the LOC116193901 gene encoding MYB-like transcription factor ETC3 isoform X2: MLYAKSSTGTTPPASNFSSSLLSIYLSPSLWMSCVHLLCNDKEIMDERRRPRKQPKTALRSIDSEVSSIEWDFIHMTEQEEDLIYRMYRLVGDRWDLIAGRIPGRKAEEIERFWIMRHGRAFAEKRHTTKNHRYRHQSSNN, encoded by the exons atGCTATATGCTAAGTCATCAACAGGAACAACTCCCCCAGCTAGCAACTTCAgttcctctcttctctctatATATCTCTCCCCATCTCTGTGGATGAGTTGCGTTCATCTTCTCTGTAATGATAAAGAAATAATGGACGAGCGTCGTCGGCCTCGGAAGCAACCAAAGACAGCGCTAAGAAGTATTGACTCTGAAG TTAGTAGCATCGAATGGGATTTCATACACATGACAGAACAGGAGGAGGATCTCATATATAGGATGTACCGACTTGTCGGAGACAG GTGGGATTTGATAGCTGGTCGGATTCCAGGGCGTAAAGCAGAAGAGATAGAGCGGTTTTGGATAATGAGACACGGCCGAGCTTTTGCGGAGAAGAGACATACAACCAAGAATCATCGTTATCGTCACCAGTCGTCCAACAATTGA